Proteins found in one Pseudorasbora parva isolate DD20220531a chromosome 11, ASM2467924v1, whole genome shotgun sequence genomic segment:
- the asb12b gene encoding ankyrin repeat and SOCS box protein 12b translates to MLLDKSTSMSLMDISKIFSLLQPKEEEEEDTNCCQELNQAVYKDEDKLLADLLSQEKYRRCINHRSGWGIPVTPLRTAASQGHLRCLEVLLAHGAEVDSLDVKAQTPLFTAVAAKHLDCVVALLAAGANPNGSLHNNCSPVLTAAREGDQDILSELLRNGADVDVKPKMPDWASNATTCRGPLYISAVYGHLDCFKLLLQYGANPDYNCTEEKMLTRIKQPKTVLEMCLRYGCGLEYIQLLIDFGANVYLPTLVADKTPRQNEAVILLLKERVCPKTLMSQARLALWKFLPTENKMCSIDCLDIPKILKDYLKHVC, encoded by the exons ATGCTTTTGGATAAGTCCACCAGCATGAGTCTGATGGACATCTCGAAGATCTTCTCTCTTCTTCAACccaaagaggaggaggaggaagacacCAACTGTTGCCAGGAACTGAATCAAGCTGTCTATAAAGATGAGGACAAACTCCTTGCTGATCTCCTGTCTCAGGAAAAGTACAGGAGATGCATCAACCATCGCAGTGGCTGGGGCATCCCGGTTACTCCGCTGCGAACTGCTGCGTCTCAGGGCCATCTGCGGTGTTTAGAGGTCCTCCTGGCCCACGGGGCTGAGGTGGACAGCCTGGATGTCAAAGCTCAGACTCCACTTTTCACAGCCGTCGCTGCCAAACACCTAGATTGTGTTGTTGCTTTACTAGCAGCCGGTGCAAACCCTAATGGTAGCCTGCATAACAACTGCTCCCCTGTGCTCACTGCGGCCCGAGAGGGCGATCAGGACATCCTGAGCGAGCTTCTGCGAAATGGTGCCGATGTAGACGTCAAACCCAAAATGCCGGATTGGGCCTCAAACGCCACAACATGCCGAGGACCGCTCTACATTTCAGCAGTTTATGGTCATCTGGATTGCTTCAAACTGTTACTGCAGTACGGAGCGAACCCAGACTACAactgcactgaggaaaagatgCTGACCAGGATCAAGCAGCCGAAAACTGTTCTGGAGATGTGTCTGAGATACGGCTGTGGGCTAGAGTACATTCAGCTGCTCATAGACTTTGGAGCAAACGTCTATCTGCCCACTTTAGTCGCTGACAAAACACCTAGACAAAATGAAGCGGTAATTCTTCTGCTGAAAGAGAGAG TTTGTCCAAAAACACTGATGTCTCAGGCTCGTCTTGCTTTATGGAAGTTTCTTCCCACGGAAAACAAAATGTGCTCCATAGATTGTCTGGACATTCCCAAAATACTGAAGGACTATTTGAAACATGTATGCTGA